From Psychroflexus torquis ATCC 700755, the proteins below share one genomic window:
- the rplS gene encoding 50S ribosomal protein L19, producing the protein MDLVKFVQDEFVEKKDFPEFSAGDTITVYYEIKEGQKTRTQFYKGVVIQIKGPGVSKTFTIRKMSGTVGVEKIFPINMPAIQKIEINKRGSVRRARIYYFRNLTGKKARIKEKRTN; encoded by the coding sequence ATGGATTTAGTAAAATTTGTACAAGACGAATTTGTCGAAAAGAAAGATTTTCCAGAATTTTCTGCTGGTGATACTATTACAGTATACTACGAAATTAAGGAAGGTCAAAAAACACGTACTCAGTTTTATAAAGGAGTCGTTATTCAGATTAAAGGACCTGGAGTATCAAAAACCTTCACTATTCGTAAGATGAGTGGAACTGTAGGAGTTGAGAAGATTTTTCCAATTAACATGCCTGCTATTCAAAAAATTGAAATTAATAAAAGAGGTAGTGTCAGACGCGCTAGAATTTATTATTTCAGAAACCTTACTGGTAAAAAAGCAAGAATTAAAGAAAAAAGAACCAACTAG
- a CDS encoding type B 50S ribosomal protein L31 has protein sequence MRKGIHPENYRLVAFKDMSNDDVFLTKSTAQTKETLEVDGEEYPLIKLEISRSSHPFYTGKTKLVDSAGRIDKFKSKYKKFKKEDKKA, from the coding sequence ATGAGAAAAGGAATACATCCAGAAAATTATAGATTAGTAGCGTTTAAAGATATGTCCAATGATGATGTGTTTTTAACAAAATCCACAGCTCAAACTAAAGAAACTCTTGAAGTTGATGGGGAAGAATATCCTCTTATAAAACTTGAAATTTCAAGGTCATCACACCCCTTCTATACTGGCAAAACAAAACTTGTTGATAGTGCGGGTCGTATTGATAAGTTTAAAAGCAAATACAAGAAGTTCAAAAAAGAAGATAAAAAGGCGTAG
- a CDS encoding NADP-dependent isocitrate dehydrogenase, whose translation MEEYSTKIIYTKTDEAPALATYSFLPIIRRFTESAGINILSKDISLAARILTSFSDYLTEEQKVDDSLTYLGKLAKTPEANIIKLPNISASVPQLTEAIKELQDKGYKIPSYPEDPQNDKEKDVKNRFAKVLGSAVNPILREGNSDRRVAGPVKEYAQDHPHKLNEWSKESKTHVSTMKDGDFYGSEKSVVLTSEDDVKIVHTDANGNQTVLKDSTKLEDKEVIDSSVMSKKALREFLDEEIKDAKEKDVLFSVHLKATMMKVSDPVIFGHAVTVYFKEIFDKYKSEFDQIGVDPTNGLGDVYTKISKLPEEKAKTIIKELEDVYASKADLAMVDSSKGITNLHVPSNVIIDASMPAAIKAGGKMWNKHDQTQDMKAVIPDRSYAGIYQQVIDFCQKHGAFDVTTMGNVSNVGLMAKKAEEYGSHDKTFIIPKEGRVEVLDRNHKALTTHDVKEGDIWRMCQTKDLPIKDWVGLAVKRAKKTGNPAVFWLDENRAHDANLITKVNTYLKDLDLTGLDVQIMSPEEAMQYTLERVKDCKDTISVTGNVLRDYLTDLFPILELGTSAKMLSIVPLLAGGGLYETGAGGSAPKHVQQFLKEGHLRWDSLGEFLALAVSIEDIADRTNNAKAKVIAKTLNKANSQYLKNDKSPSRKVNEIDNRGTHFYLALYWAKELADQSDDADLKSEFEKVANFLEENESKINDELLKAQGQKNDINGYYFPDEDLVAKQMRPSSTLNSIIDTK comes from the coding sequence ATGGAAGAATATAGTACAAAAATCATCTATACAAAAACAGATGAAGCACCAGCTCTAGCCACCTACTCTTTTTTACCAATTATAAGGCGATTTACAGAAAGCGCCGGTATAAATATACTGTCCAAGGACATCTCTCTGGCAGCAAGAATTTTGACTAGTTTCAGTGATTACTTAACTGAAGAGCAAAAAGTTGATGATAGCTTAACTTATCTTGGAAAGTTGGCCAAAACTCCAGAAGCAAACATCATTAAGCTTCCAAACATAAGCGCTTCTGTTCCACAACTAACCGAAGCTATTAAAGAACTACAAGACAAAGGCTATAAAATTCCTAGCTATCCTGAAGATCCACAAAACGACAAGGAAAAAGATGTAAAAAATAGATTTGCAAAAGTCTTGGGAAGTGCTGTCAATCCTATCTTAAGGGAAGGTAATTCAGACAGAAGAGTGGCTGGTCCAGTAAAGGAGTATGCTCAAGATCATCCTCATAAATTGAATGAATGGAGCAAAGAGTCTAAAACCCATGTTTCAACAATGAAAGATGGAGATTTTTATGGAAGTGAAAAGTCTGTTGTTCTTACCTCAGAAGATGATGTGAAAATTGTTCATACAGATGCTAATGGCAACCAAACTGTCTTGAAGGACAGCACAAAACTTGAGGATAAAGAAGTTATAGATTCTTCTGTCATGAGTAAAAAGGCCCTTCGTGAATTTCTGGATGAAGAAATTAAGGACGCCAAAGAAAAGGATGTTTTGTTTTCTGTACACTTGAAAGCAACCATGATGAAAGTTTCAGATCCTGTAATTTTTGGTCATGCTGTAACCGTTTATTTTAAAGAAATTTTCGATAAATACAAATCAGAATTTGATCAAATTGGTGTAGACCCCACCAATGGGTTGGGAGATGTTTATACTAAAATCTCTAAACTTCCAGAAGAAAAAGCTAAAACCATTATCAAAGAGCTTGAAGACGTATATGCTAGTAAAGCGGATTTAGCGATGGTAGACTCTTCAAAAGGTATCACCAACTTGCATGTCCCAAGTAATGTTATTATTGATGCTTCTATGCCCGCCGCTATAAAAGCTGGGGGTAAGATGTGGAATAAGCATGATCAAACTCAAGACATGAAAGCTGTTATACCAGACAGAAGCTATGCTGGAATATATCAACAAGTGATTGATTTCTGTCAAAAACATGGAGCTTTTGATGTGACTACCATGGGTAATGTTTCCAATGTTGGATTAATGGCCAAAAAGGCGGAAGAATATGGATCTCATGACAAAACGTTTATCATACCTAAAGAGGGACGTGTAGAGGTTTTAGACCGTAACCATAAAGCTTTAACGACTCATGATGTTAAAGAAGGTGACATTTGGAGAATGTGTCAAACCAAAGATCTACCTATTAAAGATTGGGTAGGCTTAGCAGTTAAAAGAGCTAAAAAAACAGGGAATCCTGCTGTTTTTTGGTTGGATGAAAATAGAGCTCATGATGCAAATCTTATCACTAAGGTTAATACGTATTTAAAAGACCTTGATTTAACTGGTTTGGATGTGCAAATCATGAGTCCAGAAGAAGCGATGCAATACACGCTAGAGAGAGTAAAAGATTGTAAAGACACTATCTCTGTAACGGGTAACGTTCTTAGAGATTACCTAACAGATCTCTTCCCTATTCTAGAATTGGGCACAAGTGCAAAGATGCTTTCTATTGTTCCATTACTTGCTGGTGGAGGATTGTATGAAACTGGCGCTGGTGGATCTGCCCCAAAACATGTCCAACAATTTTTAAAAGAAGGCCATTTAAGATGGGACTCTTTAGGAGAATTTTTAGCTCTTGCAGTCTCTATTGAAGATATTGCAGACAGAACCAATAATGCAAAGGCAAAAGTTATTGCCAAAACATTGAATAAAGCAAATAGTCAATACTTGAAAAATGATAAATCTCCCTCTCGAAAAGTCAATGAAATAGACAATAGAGGAACACATTTCTATTTAGCTTTATACTGGGCAAAAGAGCTTGCTGATCAAAGTGATGATGCAGATTTGAAATCTGAATTTGAAAAGGTGGCTAATTTCTTGGAGGAAAACGAATCTAAAATCAATGATGAGTTACTAAAAGCTCAAGGTCAGAAAAACGATATCAACGGATATTACTTTCCAGATGAAGATTTAGTCGCCAAACAAATGAGACCAAGTTCGACATTAAATTCAATTATTGATACTAAATAA